In Oxalobacteraceae bacterium OTU3CINTB1, the sequence GAGAAGGGCCGCATGATGTACGGCAAGCTGATGCTGGGCCGCCACAACGTGCTGCTGCTCGATGAGCCGACCAACCACATGGACATGGAATCGATCGAGTCGCTCAACATCGCGCTGGAAAAGTATGCCGGCACCCTGATCTTCGTCTCGCACGACCGCGAATTCGTCTCGTCGCTGGCCAACCGCATCATCGAGATCAAGGAAAACGAAGTGGTCGATTTCCGCGGCAACTACGAGGACTACCTGACCAGCCAGGGCATCGATTAACTTCTTAGCCACGTCGGAACCATGCAAACCATAGAGATCAAATCCGTCGAGTACGATCATCCTCAAGACGGAGCCAGCTGCACCGCCCACGCCTGGGCGCGCACGCCAGCGACACCGACGCCCGAACAGCGCACCGCGCTCAAGGCCCGCATCAAGCAACTGCTGGTCGAGAAGGAGGCGGTGCTCGTCTCGCACTACTATGTCGACGGCGACCTGCAAGACCTGGCCGAGGAAACCGGCGGCTGCGTCTCCGATTCGCTGGAGATGGCGCGCTTCGGGCGCGACCATCCGGCCAAGACGCTGGTCGTGGCCGGCGTGCGCTTCATGGGCGAGACCGCCAAGATCCTCAGCCCGGAAAAGCGCATCCTGATGCCGGACCTGGACGCGACCTGTTCGCTCGACCTGGGTTGCCCGGTCGACGAGTTCACCGCCTTCTGCGACGCCCATCCGGACCGCACGGTGGTGGTGTACGCCAACACCAGCGCGGCCGTCAAGGCGCGCGCCGACTGGATGGTGACGTCGTCGATCGGCCTCGACATCGTGGCCCATCTGCACGCGCAGGGCAAGAAAATCCTGTGGGCGCCGGACCGTCACCTGGGTTCCTACATCCAGAAGCAGACCGGCGCCGACATGCTGCTGTGGCAGGGCTCGTGCCTGGTGCACGACGAGTTCAAGGGCGTCGAACTGGACCTGCTGAAGGCGCAATATCCGGACGCCAAGATCCTGGTGCATCCGGAATCGCCGGCCAACGTGGTGGCGCTGGCCGATGTGGTCGGCTCGACGACGCAGATCATCAGCGCCGCCGTCGAGTCCGACGCCGATACCTTCATCGTCGCCACCGACAACGGCATCCTGCACAAGATGCGCGCGGCCGCGCCCG encodes:
- the nadA gene encoding quinolinate synthase NadA, which encodes MQTIEIKSVEYDHPQDGASCTAHAWARTPATPTPEQRTALKARIKQLLVEKEAVLVSHYYVDGDLQDLAEETGGCVSDSLEMARFGRDHPAKTLVVAGVRFMGETAKILSPEKRILMPDLDATCSLDLGCPVDEFTAFCDAHPDRTVVVYANTSAAVKARADWMVTSSIGLDIVAHLHAQGKKILWAPDRHLGSYIQKQTGADMLLWQGSCLVHDEFKGVELDLLKAQYPDAKILVHPESPANVVALADVVGSTTQIISAAVESDADTFIVATDNGILHKMRAAAPGKLFIEAPTAGNSATCKSCAHCPWMAMNGLQNLADVLENMETSTTNEIHVDPEIGRQAVVSINRMLDFAAAKKARVQPGADLAKEAQLFSGIGPA